A DNA window from Deltaproteobacteria bacterium contains the following coding sequences:
- a CDS encoding alpha-hydroxy-acid oxidizing protein → MQSSENPEPESSIEPHSAPVLQDSNATVFPEVRRTPSRFRNAIGKYRLRRSSACVACGKCAEVCPYGVHKKRNNKMAKPKDYLCIGFSCNKCVTECPENALSMEENPLAGVIGDRRWTPDLLISSWYMAETGEAPPGDIEYKIGDSGGGFDKLRFHYTKEPTKELDETGFSTKIPLNRLNDGRADVQIDIPVYGGGMSYGSISLKVMVARARAWKAWNSFTCTGEGGYPEELYPYDDHVITQVATGLFGVREDTIQRVKIVEFKYAQGAKPGLGGHLLGDKVTAKVAKMREAVPGSSLFSPFPFHSVYSVEDHKKHIDWIKEMNPEALVSVKVSTPTDVDMVAVGSYYAGAHIIHLDGSYGGTGAAPEIAKKNIAMPIEYAIVKVHNFLKEEGIRDKITVIASGGIRTAHDVAKAIALGADGIVTGTSEMVALECIRCKNCESGRGCARGIATTDPDLTELIDVDWATQRLVNLFAAWRKQLVGILQRLGMRDIRELVGRTDCLRHLDYG, encoded by the coding sequence ATGCAAAGCAGTGAAAATCCAGAACCCGAGAGCAGTATCGAGCCTCACAGTGCTCCAGTACTCCAGGACTCCAACGCTACAGTTTTCCCAGAGGTCAGGAGAACGCCGAGCCGATTCAGAAATGCCATCGGAAAGTACAGGCTCCGCAGAAGCAGCGCGTGCGTGGCCTGCGGCAAATGCGCTGAGGTCTGCCCCTACGGCGTACACAAAAAGCGCAACAACAAGATGGCCAAACCCAAGGACTACCTGTGCATCGGATTTAGCTGCAACAAATGCGTGACCGAGTGCCCGGAAAACGCACTTTCCATGGAAGAGAATCCTCTGGCCGGAGTGATTGGAGACCGGAGGTGGACGCCGGACCTTCTGATCAGTAGCTGGTACATGGCAGAGACGGGTGAGGCGCCGCCGGGAGACATAGAATATAAGATCGGAGATTCAGGTGGCGGATTTGACAAGCTCCGCTTTCACTATACGAAGGAACCCACAAAAGAGCTAGATGAAACCGGGTTTTCAACAAAGATCCCGCTCAACAGGCTGAACGACGGACGCGCTGATGTTCAAATCGACATTCCTGTTTACGGCGGAGGGATGTCTTACGGATCGATCAGCCTGAAGGTAATGGTTGCAAGAGCAAGGGCCTGGAAGGCCTGGAACTCGTTTACGTGCACAGGAGAGGGGGGCTATCCCGAAGAACTCTACCCCTATGACGACCACGTCATAACCCAGGTGGCGACAGGGCTCTTCGGCGTACGGGAGGATACGATACAGCGGGTCAAGATCGTTGAATTCAAATATGCCCAGGGAGCCAAGCCGGGTCTTGGCGGACACCTTCTGGGAGACAAGGTGACCGCTAAAGTGGCAAAGATGAGGGAAGCGGTCCCGGGAAGCTCTCTCTTTTCTCCCTTTCCGTTTCACAGCGTCTATTCAGTGGAAGACCACAAGAAGCATATCGACTGGATCAAGGAGATGAACCCGGAGGCTCTGGTATCGGTAAAGGTCTCAACACCGACTGACGTGGACATGGTGGCCGTGGGGAGCTACTATGCCGGCGCTCATATCATACACCTTGACGGAAGTTACGGAGGCACGGGCGCGGCCCCTGAAATCGCAAAGAAAAACATCGCCATGCCCATAGAATATGCCATCGTTAAGGTTCACAACTTCTTAAAAGAAGAAGGCATACGCGATAAGATAACGGTCATTGCAAGCGGCGGCATCCGCACTGCCCATGATGTTGCAAAGGCGATCGCCCTTGGGGCGGATGGCATAGTCACAGGGACATCAGAGATGGTAGCGCTTGAATGTATCCGCTGCAAGAATTGTGAAAGTGGTCGCGGATGCGCCCGTGGGATTGCCACAACAGATCCTGATCTGACCGAGCTCATTGACGTGGATTGGGCGACTCAGAGGCTTGTCAATCTCTTTGCCGCCTGGCGCAAGCAGCTTGTCGGTATATTGCAAAGGCTCGGGATGCGCGACATCAGGGAATTGGTGGGCAGGACAGATTGTTTGAGGCATCTGGATTATGGTTGA